From Triticum urartu cultivar G1812 chromosome 2, Tu2.1, whole genome shotgun sequence, a single genomic window includes:
- the LOC125534264 gene encoding subtilisin-like protease encodes MGSLELFSLLPFLLFALVAAGEIEELNTYVVHVQPKENHVFGTPSDRKEWHQSFLPDNDRLVHSYHHVASGFAARLTRRELDAVSAMPGFVAAVPDVIYRLRTTHTPRFLGLNTALGYRNPSVGSGDGVIIGVLDTGVFPNHPSFSGKGMPPPPAKWKGRCDFNASACNNKLIGARSFISEGSSSGGPPTDEEGHGTHTSSTAAGAVVPGAQVLGQANGTASGMAPRAHLAMYKVCSEDGCASVDILAGIDAAVSDGCDVISMSLGGESVPFYHDSIAVGTFAAAEKGIFVSMAAGNSGPNYTTLSNDAPWMLTVAASTMDRLISAQVILGDGLSFDGESVYQPDSVEAPLVYAGASSTPLAQFCGNGSLDGFDVKNKIVLCERGGDVGRVDKGIEVLRAGGAGMILTNEFIDGYSLLADAHVLPASHVSYAAGVEIKNYIKSTPNCTAKISFRGTVLGTSPAPAITSFSSRGPSTQNMDILKPDITGPGVSVLAAWPFKVGPPTWFNVSTAPTFNIISGTSMSTPHLAGIAALIKSKHPDWSPAAIKSAIMTTAYVTDRSGTPIVNQQHKPADFFAMGAGHVNPDKAVDPGLVYDTATGDYIGFLCGMYTDQQVSVIARQSVNCSTVQKIPQSMLNYPSISVSFVPDWYPLAPVIVERTVKYVGQAEAAMYQAHVDMPASSFVNVTVTPSVLWFSHATPEQKFTVLVFPLNATTTAVQGAIRWVSETHTVRSPVSAMFPSQH; translated from the coding sequence ATGGGGAGCCTAGAGCTTTTCTCGCTTCTCCCCTTCCTATTGTTCGCCCTTGTCGCCGCCGGGGAAATCGAAGAGCTCAACACGTACGTCGTCCACGTTCAGCCCAAGGAGAACCACGTGTTCGGCACACCCAGCGACCGGAAGGAGTGGCACCAGTCCTTCCTCCCCGACAATGACCGTCTCGTCCACTCCTACCACCACGTCGCGAGCGGCTTCGCGGCGCGGCTGACGCGGCGGGAGCTCGACGCCGTCTCCGCCATGCCCGGGTTCGTCGCCGCGGTGCCGGACGTGATCTACCGCCTGCGGACCACGCACACCCCGCGGTTCCTCGGGTTGAACACGGCTCTAGGCTATAGGAACCCGTCCGTCGGGTCCGGCGATGGCGTCATCATCGGGGTGCTCGACACCGGCGTCTTCCCCAACCACCCCTCGTTCAGCGGCAAAGggatgccgccgccgcccgccaagTGGAAGGGCAGGTGCGACTTCAACGCCTCCGCGTGTAACAACAAGCTCATCGGTGCCCGGAGTTTTATCAGTGAGGGTAGCTCTTCCGGCGGGCCTCCGACCGACGAGGAAGGGCACGGCACGCACACGTCAAGCACCGCGGCCGGAGCCGTCGTGCCGGGCGCTCAGGTGCTTGGCCAGGCCAATGGCACCGCGTCCGGGATGGCGCCCCGTGCGCACCTCGCCATGTACAAGGTTTGCAGCGAGGACGGATGCGCCAGCGTGGACATCCTCGCCGGCATCGACGCCGCCGTGTCCGACGGCTGCGACGTCATATCCATGTCACTCGGCGGAGAGTCGGTGCCCTTCTACCACGACAGCATCGCTGTCGGCACGTTCGCCGCGGCGGAGAAGGGCATCTTCGTCAGTATGGCGGCCGGCAACTCCGGCCCGAACTACACCACGCTGTCCAATGATGCGCCATGGATGCTCACCGTCGCCGCGAGCACCATGGACCGTTTGATCAGCGCCCAAGTGATCCTCGGAGATGGCCTCTCCTTCGACGGCGAGTCGGTCTACCAGCCCGACTCCGTGGAGGCCCCGTTGGTGTACGCCGGCGCGAGCTCAACGCCCTTGGCCCAGTTCTGCGGCAACGGCTCGCTGGACGGCTTCGACGTCAAGAACAAGATAGTGCTCTGCGAGCGTGGCGGCGATGTTGGGAGGGTTGACAAGGGCATCGAGGTGCTAAGAGCCGGAGGCGCCGGCATGATTCTCACCAATGAGTTCATCGACGGCTACAGCTTGCTCGCCGATGCGCACGTCCTGCCGGCGTCGCACGTCAGCTACGCCGCCGGAGTGGAGATCAAGAACTACATCAAGTCCACGCCCAACTGTACGGCCAAGATCTCCTTCAGAGGCACGGTCCTCGGCACGTCGCCGGCGCCGGCGATTACCTCCTTCTCCTCCCGTGGCCCTAGCACCCAGAACATGGACATCCTCAAGCCGGACATCACTGGCCCTGGCGTCAGCGTGCTCGCCGCGTGGCCGTTCAAGGTAGGCCCGCCGACATGGTTTAACGTGTCAACCGCACCGACCTTCAACATCATCTCTGGCACGTCCATGTCGACGCCGCACCTTGCTGGTATCGCCGcgctgatcaagagcaagcacCCTGACTGGTCGCCGGCCGCGATCAAGTCCGCCATCATGACAACCGCCTACGTCACCGACCGCTCCGGCACGCCAATCGTCAACCAGCAGCACAAGCCCGCCGACTTCTTCGCCATGGGCGCCGGCCATGTCAATCCGGACAAGGCCGTGGACCCCGGTCTGGTCTACGACACTGCCACCGGCGACTATATCGGCTTCCTCTGTGGCATGTACACGGACCAGCAGGTCTCGGTGATCGCGCGCCAGTCAGTCAACTGCTCGACCGTCCAGAAGATCCCACAAAGCATGCTGAACTACCCGTCGATCTCGGTGTCGTTCGTGCCGGACTGGTACCCGTTGGCTCCAGTGATAGTGGAGCGCACGGTGAAGTACGTCGGACAGGCGGAGGCGGCGATGTACCAGGCCCACGTCGACATGCCGGCGAGCAGCTTCGTGAACGTCACCGTTACTCCGAGCGTGCTCTGGTTCAGCCACGCGACGCCGGAGCAGAAATTCACGGTGCTCGTGTTTCCGCTCAATGCCACCACAACGGCGGTGCAGGGCGCGATCCGGTGGGTGTCAGAGACCCACACCGTGAGGAGCCCCGTCTCGGCCATGTTCCCCTCACAGCACTAG